The genomic stretch CGGACGGTGACGCTGCAGCTCGCGCGGGCCGGAGAGCGCCCGTTCGTCAACGCCGCGGCCTGCGGCCTCTCGGTCGTCGCCGCCCGCCGCGCGAAGCCGCTGAAACCGAAGCTCGGGGCGCTCGCGTATGCGCTGGGCGCATTGCGCGCCGGCCTCACCGGCCGGCCCATCGCCGTGCGGGTCGAGGACGCGAGCGGGCGGACCGTGTTCGACGGGCGCGCGTGGCAGGCGATCGTCGGCGCGACCGGGGCGTTCGGCGGAGGCAGCGGCATCGAGGAAGCCGACCCGCGCGACCGGCTGCTCGACCTCGTCGTGGTGACCGCGAGATCGCGCATCGCCCTCGTGCGCCGCGCGTTCGGCCTGCGCACCGGGCGCATCGCCCGTCAGCCCGGCGTCGTCCACGCCCGATCCACCGAGCTGCGGGTGCTCGCCCCACCGGGGACGCGCTGGAACGTCGACGGCGAGATCGGCGAGTTGAACCCATCCCTGTTCGCCAACCGCGGCGAGGACTACGCCGTCGTGGTGCCGTGAACTGGCGCCCCCACGCAGCCTGGGCCGCGGGCCTGACCGTGGCCGCCGGCACGTGGTACGCCATGGGCTCGCTCGCCCACCGCCGCGAGCAGCGCCACGGCTACGAGCTGCGCGGCGAGGAGATCGAGGTCGGCTCCCCC from Capillimicrobium parvum encodes the following:
- a CDS encoding diacylglycerol/lipid kinase family protein, which produces MRVALIANRASGTGTDAEDIAARLRAGGAEVTPFDLGDVASATRVDPERLVVAGGDGSVGIVAELASRTGAPMAVVPTGTANDFARELDLPSDLDGACALAARPDARTVTLQLARAGERPFVNAAACGLSVVAARRAKPLKPKLGALAYALGALRAGLTGRPIAVRVEDASGRTVFDGRAWQAIVGATGAFGGGSGIEEADPRDRLLDLVVVTARSRIALVRRAFGLRTGRIARQPGVVHARSTELRVLAPPGTRWNVDGEIGELNPSLFANRGEDYAVVVP